The following coding sequences are from one Leptolyngbya sp. NIES-3755 window:
- a CDS encoding glycosyl transferase group 1 (similar to AA sequence:cyanobase_aa:Cyan7425_3213) translates to MPKVALIAGTYLPDRCGVAHYTARLRSELSIDTIVLTTFEAAQDDPTVFGVVKDWSIKSLPALVRAVHRSQADILHVQHAAGTYAFDRAIFLLPLLLRATGWRKPIITTVHEYGWWEWEPKWFPSKLLERLKQWGQRYQWWDREDGFLLTQSAEIITTNNEAEKVILERLPTAKVHRIPIGANIEVVECENAREKLLDRCGWSEDSIAIAFFGFLHPVKGLETLLTAFQNVVKNQPQARLILIGGVESLALRGEDAKRYWTQLEGTISDLQLDNVVHMTGYVPNEVASIYLSGADIGVLPFNHGVTLKSGSLLALMTHRLPVIATGTELNVRQIPPRDPDALTHALLELIQDSAERDRLSQQGFEFVQQFNWKTIARSHLEIYRSVLPYA, encoded by the coding sequence ATGCCTAAAGTCGCGCTAATTGCTGGAACCTATTTACCCGATCGCTGTGGTGTCGCTCACTATACGGCACGATTGCGATCGGAATTGTCGATCGACACCATCGTTTTAACCACATTTGAAGCGGCTCAAGATGATCCAACTGTTTTCGGTGTTGTAAAAGATTGGAGTATTAAAAGCCTACCTGCATTAGTTCGAGCAGTTCATCGATCGCAAGCTGATATCCTACATGTTCAACATGCAGCAGGAACTTATGCGTTCGATCGAGCAATTTTCCTATTGCCGCTACTGCTTCGTGCTACGGGTTGGCGTAAACCTATCATTACTACTGTACATGAATACGGCTGGTGGGAATGGGAGCCAAAGTGGTTTCCAAGTAAGCTTTTAGAAAGATTGAAACAATGGGGACAACGATATCAATGGTGGGATCGTGAAGATGGTTTCCTGTTAACTCAAAGTGCGGAAATTATTACTACAAACAATGAAGCGGAAAAGGTGATTCTTGAGCGATTACCGACAGCTAAAGTGCATCGAATTCCAATTGGGGCAAATATTGAAGTCGTTGAATGTGAGAATGCGAGAGAGAAGTTACTCGATCGGTGTGGCTGGTCGGAGGATAGTATTGCGATCGCATTCTTCGGTTTTCTCCATCCGGTTAAAGGCTTAGAAACATTGCTCACTGCGTTTCAGAATGTCGTTAAAAACCAACCACAAGCCCGATTAATTCTAATTGGAGGTGTTGAAAGTTTAGCGCTGCGTGGAGAAGATGCAAAACGCTATTGGACTCAATTAGAAGGCACGATTTCTGATTTACAGCTTGATAATGTCGTTCACATGACTGGATACGTTCCGAATGAGGTTGCTTCTATTTATCTATCGGGTGCTGATATTGGAGTTTTACCGTTTAATCATGGTGTGACACTCAAAAGCGGATCATTGTTAGCGTTGATGACGCATCGATTACCTGTGATTGCAACGGGAACAGAACTCAATGTTAGACAGATTCCGCCACGTGATCCTGATGCACTGACTCATGCACTATTAGAGCTAATTCAAGATTCAGCAGAACGCGATCGCTTATCTCAACAAGGGTTTGAATTCGTGCAGCAATTTAACTGGAAAACGATCGCACGATCGCACCTAGAAATTTATCGATCGGTGTTGCCTTATGCTTAA
- a CDS encoding glycosyl transferase group 1 (similar to AA sequence:cyanobase_aa:Cyan7425_3212) → MLKVVVYTDSEGVGGAEISLGHLVANTSMDVTVVGVSETVVNAIANDRPKFILPKNFFSHWQTFKQLQPDIIHINLCTPWACAIALSAALMIPNARVVRVDQLPLRTTDAIELWRTRFLSLRVDAHVAVGKASAREMEDFYALGRDAVISIPNGVPDLGEPESTIQETLTVGSIGRLDAMKAHEILLNAIAQVEQTKAVILGEGAERSNLEQLAMDLGIQNRVQLLGWVDNPRSYLSQFDVVAMPSRSEGFPLAMVEAMLAARPVIATRVGSMPEAVIDGVTGWLIEKNDVGGLAEALRRSRNVALRLQMGQQARQMALANFTVEAMTKQYEQLWQELRGKARSPKFRVPRPKD, encoded by the coding sequence ATGCTTAAAGTTGTTGTCTACACCGATTCTGAAGGCGTTGGTGGCGCAGAGATTAGCTTAGGTCACTTAGTTGCGAATACATCAATGGATGTAACTGTTGTGGGTGTTTCTGAAACGGTTGTGAATGCAATAGCTAACGATCGCCCAAAGTTCATTCTCCCGAAAAACTTCTTTTCACATTGGCAAACATTCAAGCAATTACAGCCTGATATCATTCACATCAATCTCTGTACGCCTTGGGCTTGTGCGATCGCACTATCCGCCGCTTTAATGATTCCAAATGCCAGAGTTGTTCGCGTCGATCAATTGCCCTTGAGAACCACAGACGCGATCGAGCTTTGGCGAACTCGATTTTTATCATTACGAGTCGATGCTCATGTCGCAGTCGGGAAAGCCAGCGCTCGAGAAATGGAGGACTTTTACGCACTTGGACGTGATGCTGTGATCTCGATTCCGAATGGGGTTCCAGACTTGGGGGAGCCAGAGTCAACGATTCAAGAGACATTGACCGTTGGAAGCATCGGACGCTTAGATGCAATGAAAGCGCATGAGATTTTATTGAACGCGATCGCACAAGTTGAACAGACCAAAGCTGTAATTTTGGGAGAAGGAGCAGAGCGATCGAACTTAGAACAATTAGCAATGGATTTAGGCATTCAAAATCGAGTTCAACTTTTGGGATGGGTGGACAATCCTCGATCGTATCTCTCACAGTTTGATGTGGTGGCAATGCCGTCTCGCTCTGAAGGATTTCCGCTGGCAATGGTTGAGGCAATGTTAGCGGCTCGTCCGGTGATTGCGACACGAGTGGGAAGTATGCCAGAAGCTGTGATCGATGGTGTGACGGGGTGGCTGATTGAGAAGAATGATGTCGGTGGATTGGCAGAGGCACTAAGGCGATCGCGTAATGTTGCTCTAAGACTTCAGATGGGGCAACAAGCGAGACAAATGGCGCTTGCAAATTTCACTGTAGAAGCCATGACAAAACAGTATGAGCAACTGTGGCAAGAGTTGAGAGGGAAAGCTCGATCGCCCAAATTTAGGGTGCCACGTCCGAAGGATTAG
- a CDS encoding WD-40 repeat-containing protein (similar to AA sequence:cyanobase_aa:Npun_F4790) translates to MNCYAATSFFQVGGSLPYDALTYVARQADQDLFDALLKQEFCYIFNARQMGKSSLRVRTTSRLQAVGVKCGILDLTEIGTQQVTIEQWYASIAGLLTQRFQLQIHLPQWWRERNHLPYVNRLSEFLETVLLEQVSDSIVVFLDEIDTVLGLPFPVDDFFALIRTCHSKRAEIPAYNRLTFCLMGVATPSRLISDRRRTPFNIGHAIELCGFQLSEVAPLVSAFTKVTSDPNMMLSRILDWTQGQPFLTQKLCDLAMRSNTVLETPASIDWLVQTRVIENWEAQDEPEHFKTIRDRLLQDESNAARLLGLYQQLLEAQSEENLPRLPTDDTPEQTELILSGIAERNGAWLQIKNPIYSTIFNAQWVAKRLEALRPYGQALNAWKISGDASQLLRGQVLKEALHWAEGKKLSDRDYRFLAASQDQEQQEAQLRLEAERLKEVEARLRLEQQRSHEQRFYLKRQRILLAFLSMMVAVALILGALAYQQYQQRAVSELKAINLSAQALSTSNKQLDALLQAIQGKRKLQRIQATPELRSQMNETLRQIVLEIEEYNHLDGHKAAVTAVDFSTDGQKIASGSVDGTIKFWRPDGTDLKTIAAHPATIRVIKFSPDGQQLISAGDDRTIRLWTPEGQFIDRAESKIAAIWGLAFSPDSSRFAVAGSSNAIEIWNRNGQLIRTIQTQSIGIREVAFSPDGQFIASANIDNTVTIWTIDGQPQLTLSGHQAPIYSVAFSPDNRLIVSGSADNTIKLWDRSGQLLKTLQGHEAIVKELRFSRDGQWFASASLDKTLKLWNRSGTLLRTLRGQDAAIWALAIHPNGETIVSAGADNRLILWKSNNLFQSANYSLTGWTRRLVFHPDGSKIAQVGTDKNMKFWSPDGTLLQSIKAHDSSIASLSLSPDGQTLATSSEDRTIKLWNWSGELLQSPLKHSSTVLSTAWHPIERSLTSGTADGTIWRWQQNGDRIKTWKAHQAPIWDIAFSPDGQILASAGNDAIVKLWTPEGKLLHTLKEHQASVWSIAFSPDGQILASGSGDSTVKLWSRDGKLLKTLSGHKAAIWGIVFSADGTLIATASIDETVKLWSREGALITTLKGHHSGVRGLTFHPNQRILASAGDDQTLILWNLDEILKLNPIRYACTWVEDYLQHNTSLNDRTSTDIDRDLCRF, encoded by the coding sequence ATGAATTGCTACGCTGCAACTAGCTTTTTTCAAGTGGGCGGAAGCCTACCCTATGATGCGTTGACCTATGTTGCTCGGCAGGCAGATCAAGATCTTTTTGATGCCTTATTAAAGCAAGAGTTTTGTTACATCTTTAACGCACGGCAGATGGGGAAATCGAGTCTACGGGTTCGCACCACATCGCGATTACAAGCTGTGGGAGTGAAATGCGGCATTCTTGATTTGACTGAGATTGGAACTCAGCAAGTGACGATCGAACAATGGTACGCCTCGATCGCGGGTCTTCTCACGCAACGATTTCAATTGCAGATCCATCTACCGCAATGGTGGCGAGAGCGGAATCATTTACCCTACGTGAATCGATTGAGCGAATTTCTTGAAACGGTGTTGCTCGAACAAGTTTCAGATTCGATCGTCGTTTTTCTCGATGAGATTGATACGGTTCTGGGATTGCCCTTCCCAGTCGATGACTTCTTTGCTTTGATTCGGACGTGTCACAGCAAACGCGCTGAAATTCCTGCTTACAATCGCTTAACATTCTGTTTGATGGGTGTTGCGACACCGAGTCGTTTGATCTCCGATCGACGCAGAACACCCTTTAACATTGGACACGCGATCGAGCTTTGTGGCTTTCAACTCTCTGAAGTTGCGCCCTTAGTTTCTGCATTTACAAAGGTGACATCTGACCCCAATATGATGCTGTCTCGAATTCTTGATTGGACTCAGGGACAGCCATTTTTGACTCAGAAACTCTGTGATTTAGCAATGCGATCGAACACAGTCTTAGAAACACCCGCCTCGATCGATTGGTTGGTGCAAACTCGTGTGATCGAAAACTGGGAAGCTCAAGATGAACCGGAGCATTTCAAAACGATTCGCGATCGTCTTTTGCAAGATGAATCCAATGCAGCTCGTCTTTTGGGTCTTTATCAGCAACTTCTAGAAGCTCAATCAGAAGAGAATCTGCCTCGTCTCCCAACCGATGACACACCTGAACAAACAGAATTGATTCTATCGGGCATTGCCGAGCGGAATGGAGCTTGGTTACAAATTAAAAATCCAATTTATTCGACGATTTTCAATGCTCAATGGGTGGCAAAACGGCTCGAAGCTCTGCGTCCTTATGGTCAAGCGTTGAATGCTTGGAAGATTTCTGGAGATGCGTCTCAATTGCTGCGGGGACAGGTATTAAAAGAGGCACTTCACTGGGCAGAAGGGAAAAAATTAAGCGATCGAGATTATCGATTTTTAGCGGCAAGCCAAGACCAAGAACAGCAAGAAGCTCAGCTTAGACTCGAAGCCGAACGGCTCAAAGAAGTCGAAGCCCGATTGCGTTTAGAACAACAGCGATCGCATGAACAACGTTTCTATCTAAAGCGTCAACGGATTCTGCTTGCATTTCTCAGCATGATGGTTGCCGTGGCATTGATTCTAGGAGCTTTAGCGTATCAGCAATATCAACAAAGAGCAGTGAGCGAACTCAAAGCAATTAACCTTTCGGCTCAAGCGTTATCGACTTCTAATAAACAATTAGATGCTTTGTTGCAAGCGATTCAAGGCAAACGCAAGCTTCAACGAATTCAAGCCACACCAGAACTACGATCGCAAATGAATGAAACGTTGCGTCAGATTGTTCTAGAGATTGAAGAATACAATCATCTCGACGGTCACAAGGCAGCGGTTACAGCCGTGGACTTTAGTACCGATGGGCAGAAGATTGCTTCTGGGAGTGTAGATGGCACGATTAAATTTTGGCGACCGGACGGAACTGACTTGAAAACGATCGCGGCTCATCCAGCTACAATCCGCGTGATTAAATTTAGTCCTGATGGTCAGCAATTGATTTCGGCAGGCGACGATCGAACGATTCGATTATGGACACCGGAAGGACAATTCATCGATCGTGCAGAATCCAAGATTGCAGCGATCTGGGGACTTGCTTTTAGTCCTGATAGTTCACGGTTTGCGGTGGCTGGAAGTAGTAATGCGATCGAGATTTGGAATCGAAACGGTCAATTGATTCGCACGATTCAAACTCAGAGCATTGGTATCAGAGAAGTTGCATTTAGTCCCGATGGTCAATTTATTGCTTCTGCCAACATTGATAACACCGTCACAATTTGGACGATCGACGGTCAACCACAGCTTACTTTATCCGGTCATCAAGCCCCCATTTACTCTGTCGCCTTCAGTCCCGATAATCGATTGATTGTTTCGGGGAGTGCAGATAATACGATTAAGCTCTGGGATCGTTCTGGTCAATTGCTCAAAACGCTACAAGGGCATGAGGCGATTGTAAAAGAACTTCGATTTAGCCGAGATGGACAATGGTTTGCCTCTGCTAGTTTAGACAAGACCCTGAAACTTTGGAATCGGAGTGGGACATTGCTTAGAACGCTGCGAGGTCAGGATGCGGCGATCTGGGCATTAGCAATTCATCCGAACGGAGAGACGATCGTGTCAGCAGGGGCAGATAATCGTTTAATCTTGTGGAAGTCTAACAACCTCTTCCAAAGTGCAAATTACAGTTTAACCGGATGGACACGGCGATTAGTCTTTCATCCCGATGGCAGTAAGATCGCACAGGTCGGAACCGATAAAAACATGAAATTCTGGTCGCCAGATGGAACATTGCTGCAATCGATCAAGGCGCATGATTCCTCGATCGCGAGTCTTTCTCTCAGTCCCGATGGTCAAACACTGGCAACCTCAAGTGAAGATCGAACGATCAAGCTTTGGAACTGGTCAGGCGAATTATTACAATCGCCGCTTAAACATAGCTCGACAGTACTTTCAACCGCATGGCATCCGATTGAACGATCGCTGACTTCAGGAACCGCCGACGGTACGATTTGGCGATGGCAACAAAACGGCGATCGAATCAAAACTTGGAAAGCTCATCAAGCCCCGATTTGGGATATTGCTTTTAGTCCTGATGGGCAAATTCTAGCTTCTGCGGGAAATGATGCGATCGTAAAACTTTGGACACCAGAGGGCAAATTATTGCATACCTTGAAAGAACACCAAGCGAGTGTTTGGTCGATCGCGTTTAGTCCTGATGGGCAAATTTTAGCCTCTGGAAGTGGAGATTCAACGGTCAAACTATGGAGTCGAGATGGAAAGCTATTAAAGACCTTAAGCGGGCACAAAGCAGCGATTTGGGGAATTGTGTTTAGTGCAGATGGAACACTCATTGCAACTGCCAGCATTGATGAAACAGTGAAGCTCTGGTCGCGAGAAGGAGCATTGATAACAACGCTGAAAGGACATCATTCAGGTGTTCGAGGTTTAACTTTTCATCCGAATCAACGAATTCTTGCTTCCGCAGGTGACGATCAGACTTTAATTCTCTGGAATTTAGATGAAATTCTCAAGCTTAATCCGATTCGTTATGCTTGCACTTGGGTTGAAGACTATTTGCAGCACAATACCAGTCTGAACGATCGCACTTCGACGGATATTGATCGCGATTTATGTCGATTCTAA
- a CDS encoding glycosyl transferase family 9 (similar to AA sequence:cyanobase_aa:Cyan7425_3215): MFTFMRRILFIELLGGIGDVLIALSAIQALARSYQTKVTVLTFAPGGSLLETDLLIDQVIYAEKGNVRQSIEQMLNEQKFDLIVSDTNYDRIDEVIRDRADRVVTNLWRSPPPNQFVSDRFVEILRSEGLISEAFPPKLYLTADEYQAAREKLANFAHPIVVLCPDAGMRIKRWDEQNFIELGKRLGTSIVVLVGSDREQSAFISHHIPDSKLWELGTLRELAAMFSQADLTIAGDTGTARIAAAVGTPTITLFGPSWYQRYGQPEPHVNLQGYLNCPERRIENFTVQACWYSGECPIADWATCVDEISIDRVMAAAVNLLEAQTVR; the protein is encoded by the coding sequence ATGTTTACCTTTATGCGGCGAATCTTGTTTATTGAGCTATTGGGTGGAATTGGCGATGTTTTGATTGCGTTATCTGCGATTCAAGCATTAGCTCGAAGTTACCAAACTAAAGTAACGGTGTTAACGTTTGCACCAGGTGGCTCATTGTTGGAGACTGATCTGCTGATCGATCAAGTTATTTATGCTGAAAAAGGCAATGTTCGACAGTCGATCGAGCAAATGTTGAACGAGCAGAAGTTCGATTTGATTGTTTCTGATACGAATTACGATCGCATTGATGAAGTGATTCGCGATCGAGCAGATCGAGTTGTGACGAATCTCTGGCGATCCCCGCCTCCGAATCAATTTGTGAGCGATCGATTTGTTGAAATTCTGCGATCGGAAGGACTCATTTCAGAAGCATTCCCTCCGAAGCTCTATCTCACGGCGGACGAGTACCAAGCTGCACGAGAAAAGTTAGCAAATTTTGCACACCCGATCGTGGTTCTCTGTCCTGATGCAGGAATGCGGATCAAACGATGGGATGAGCAGAATTTTATTGAATTAGGAAAAAGATTGGGAACCTCGATCGTTGTTTTGGTGGGTTCTGACCGAGAACAATCAGCATTCATTTCGCACCACATTCCAGATTCAAAGCTATGGGAGTTAGGAACGCTGAGAGAGCTTGCAGCAATGTTTTCTCAGGCTGATTTGACGATCGCTGGAGATACAGGAACCGCCAGAATTGCAGCAGCAGTCGGAACACCAACGATTACTTTATTTGGTCCTTCTTGGTATCAGCGGTACGGACAACCAGAACCACACGTCAATTTACAAGGATATTTGAACTGTCCAGAGCGCAGAATCGAGAACTTCACGGTGCAGGCTTGTTGGTATAGCGGAGAATGTCCGATTGCGGATTGGGCGACTTGTGTAGATGAAATTTCTATCGATCGAGTGATGGCAGCAGCGGTGAATTTGCTGGAAGCTCAAACTGTTCGATAA
- a CDS encoding molecular chaperone DnaJ (similar to AA sequence:cyanobase_aa:LBDG_19250), which produces MLTDPYSMLADPFATLGIPLTASPGEVLDRYDAVMQLLAPERYSSEKNRTYAAENRRFVEHAYLSISQVDQRSEVVKQLRQQAKSKPRPNSRLARALLKCPSSAVTPFYEGAIDDFQLLQYRSLNNIQTVVGLMGELNLVFLYVTRNNADEGGQEVKVPRSPRPSPPSFAAEAEPDVGIATVP; this is translated from the coding sequence ATGCTGACTGATCCATATTCTATGTTGGCTGACCCCTTCGCAACATTGGGCATTCCTTTGACAGCTTCACCAGGAGAAGTCCTCGATCGATACGATGCAGTGATGCAGCTTTTAGCACCTGAACGTTATTCCAGCGAAAAGAATCGAACCTACGCTGCTGAAAATCGTCGTTTTGTTGAACACGCTTATCTATCAATTTCACAAGTCGATCAACGCTCTGAAGTTGTCAAGCAGTTACGTCAGCAAGCAAAATCGAAACCTCGACCGAATAGCAGACTTGCAAGAGCGCTTCTCAAATGCCCTTCATCGGCAGTAACTCCATTTTATGAAGGTGCGATCGATGATTTTCAATTGCTGCAATATCGATCGCTAAACAATATTCAAACAGTCGTTGGATTAATGGGAGAACTCAATCTCGTGTTTTTGTATGTCACGAGAAACAATGCTGATGAAGGCGGACAGGAGGTAAAAGTACCGCGATCGCCGCGTCCCTCTCCACCGAGCTTTGCAGCAGAAGCCGAACCCGATGTGGGCATTGCCACAGTTCCTTGA
- a CDS encoding ATP-dependent DNA helicase PcrA (similar to AA sequence:cyanobase_aa:LBDG_37510): MTVDFLSHLNPSQKQAVQHFCGPLLVIAGAGSGKTRALTYRIANLVLKHRVDPENILAVTFTNKAAREMKDRIERLFAEQQALSEHGKPLESLPGHVQTKLRSQIYKTITKDLWIGTFHALCCRILRFDIEKFQDEKGRKWTRSFSIFDESDAQSLVKDIIINQLNIDEKKFDPRSVRFAISNAKNKGLSPRDYEKEQSNFRGKVIANVYSVYQDKLAENNAVDFDDLIWIPVQLFRQNEQIRAYWHKRFRHILVDEYQDTNRTQYDLIQLLVTNGEAASRFDEWEYRSVFVVGDADQSIYSFRMADFTILMGFQQDFGDGLPDDDTRTMVKLEENYRSTENILQLANELIENNTERIDKILKPTRGNGEPNFCYRAQDEIEEAEFVVQQMRRLESMNSDLHWGKFAILYRTNAQSRAFEEILVRWGVPYKVVGGLRFYDRKEIKDVLAYLRAIANPADTLSLLRVINTPRRGVGKTTIDGLQKAAAELGVPLWDILSDETSIKTLAGRSSKGVIQFANIIQKWRSQLDVISASELVQGVLEDSGYIADLKAQGTDEAEDRLQNVQELYNAVLQFEEESEDDKSLIGFLANASLASDLDDVEEESSKVSLMTLHSSKGLEFPVVFLVGLEQGLFPSYRSLDDPAAIEEERRLCYVGITRAQERLFISYARERRLYGNREPASPSLFLGEMPKELLESNMKSSIPKKFTTKPAAPVVQNADTDWSVGDRVMHSQFGIGEITNIFGSGNKATLAIRFDNLTGMKRKILSIADRALTLVD, encoded by the coding sequence ATGACTGTTGATTTTCTGAGCCATCTTAATCCGTCTCAAAAGCAAGCTGTCCAGCATTTCTGTGGTCCGTTGCTGGTGATTGCTGGCGCGGGTTCAGGAAAGACCAGGGCATTGACGTATCGCATCGCCAATCTGGTGCTGAAACATCGGGTTGATCCAGAGAATATCCTAGCGGTGACATTTACGAACAAAGCCGCTAGAGAGATGAAAGACCGGATTGAGCGATTGTTCGCGGAACAGCAGGCATTGAGCGAACATGGGAAGCCGTTAGAATCGTTGCCGGGTCATGTTCAGACGAAACTACGATCGCAGATTTATAAAACAATCACCAAAGATCTGTGGATCGGAACCTTTCACGCGCTCTGTTGTCGAATTCTGCGCTTTGATATTGAGAAATTCCAGGACGAGAAGGGGAGAAAATGGACTCGATCGTTCTCGATTTTTGATGAGTCAGATGCTCAGAGCTTGGTAAAAGATATCATCATTAATCAGTTGAATATTGATGAGAAAAAGTTTGATCCGCGATCGGTTCGATTTGCAATTAGTAATGCGAAGAATAAAGGACTTTCCCCGCGAGATTACGAGAAAGAACAATCTAATTTCAGAGGAAAAGTTATTGCGAACGTTTACAGCGTTTATCAAGATAAGCTCGCTGAAAATAATGCCGTTGATTTCGACGATTTGATCTGGATTCCCGTTCAGCTATTTCGTCAGAATGAACAGATTCGAGCCTATTGGCATAAACGTTTTAGACATATTCTCGTAGATGAATATCAAGATACGAATCGGACTCAATATGATCTGATTCAATTGTTGGTTACGAATGGAGAAGCGGCAAGTCGATTCGATGAATGGGAGTATCGATCGGTCTTTGTTGTGGGAGATGCCGACCAGTCGATTTATTCGTTTCGCATGGCAGATTTCACGATCTTGATGGGATTTCAGCAAGATTTTGGAGATGGATTGCCCGATGACGATACGCGGACGATGGTGAAATTAGAAGAGAATTATCGATCGACAGAAAACATTCTCCAACTCGCTAATGAACTAATCGAAAATAATACGGAACGCATCGATAAAATTCTCAAGCCAACTCGCGGAAACGGGGAGCCGAATTTTTGTTATCGCGCTCAAGATGAGATTGAGGAAGCAGAATTCGTTGTCCAACAAATGCGGCGATTAGAGTCGATGAACTCCGATTTACATTGGGGCAAATTTGCGATTTTGTATCGAACGAATGCTCAATCGCGGGCATTTGAAGAAATTCTAGTTCGCTGGGGGGTCCCTTATAAAGTTGTGGGCGGTTTGCGATTCTATGACCGGAAAGAAATTAAAGACGTTCTGGCTTATCTGAGAGCGATCGCGAATCCTGCCGATACCCTTAGCCTGCTGCGGGTGATCAATACGCCGCGTCGGGGTGTGGGTAAAACGACGATCGATGGTCTTCAAAAAGCCGCTGCTGAACTCGGTGTGCCGCTTTGGGACATTCTCAGCGATGAAACCTCGATCAAGACTTTAGCAGGACGGTCTTCAAAAGGTGTGATTCAGTTTGCGAACATTATTCAAAAATGGCGATCGCAACTGGATGTCATCAGCGCTTCTGAACTGGTACAAGGCGTTTTAGAAGATTCGGGTTACATTGCTGATCTAAAAGCTCAAGGTACAGACGAAGCCGAAGATCGCTTACAGAACGTGCAAGAGTTGTACAATGCTGTGCTGCAATTCGAGGAAGAAAGCGAAGATGATAAGAGCTTGATCGGTTTCCTTGCGAATGCGTCTTTAGCTTCGGATTTGGACGATGTGGAAGAGGAATCAAGTAAAGTTTCTCTGATGACATTGCACTCCTCGAAAGGGCTAGAGTTTCCAGTCGTGTTCTTGGTCGGTTTAGAGCAGGGACTCTTTCCGAGTTATCGATCGCTCGATGATCCGGCTGCGATCGAGGAAGAACGCCGCTTATGTTACGTAGGCATCACTCGCGCTCAAGAACGTTTGTTTATCTCTTACGCTCGTGAACGCCGCTTGTATGGAAATCGCGAACCTGCTAGTCCTTCCCTGTTCTTGGGTGAGATGCCGAAAGAGTTGTTGGAAAGCAACATGAAATCATCGATTCCCAAGAAGTTCACAACCAAGCCTGCTGCGCCTGTCGTTCAGAATGCGGACACGGATTGGAGTGTGGGCGATCGCGTCATGCACAGCCAGTTTGGGATTGGCGAAATTACCAATATCTTTGGCTCAGGCAATAAAGCGACTTTAGCAATTCGGTTTGATAACTTGACGGGAATGAAGCGGAAGATTTTATCGATCGCCGATCGAGCTTTGACTTTGGTTGATTAG
- a CDS encoding glycosyl transferase family 9 (similar to AA sequence:cyanobase_aa:Cyan7425_3214), protein MKNLVLSHPWTSVRNLLVMRLDNIGDVIMTSPALRSIKANLPDAKLTLMASPGGSIAASLLPWVDEVLTWRVLWQDLGRLAFDPAREWELVEKLRGFDAVIIFTSFSQSPHPAAFVSCLAGIPLRLGESKEKGGMMLTHEVSSAPDELHQVERNLRLIESVGFEVLDRSLAIQYPKIQLIDQPYIVLNPWTSCQSRNYDAKRFAIAAQKLAAITGWKVVVTGVEKDRDRADIVLDILGDNAIDLIGKTSLPELAALIANAKLMLSNNTSTMHIADATRTPSVIMFAGTELECQWQPRHCPVRLLRQPTSCHPCYAFQCPYDLECLDIEPEEIVRSSLELLEESQLCLKSR, encoded by the coding sequence ATGAAAAATCTTGTGCTATCTCATCCTTGGACATCGGTTAGAAATTTATTGGTGATGCGATTGGACAATATTGGTGATGTGATCATGACCAGTCCAGCTTTGCGATCGATTAAAGCGAATTTGCCTGACGCAAAGTTAACCTTGATGGCAAGTCCGGGAGGCTCGATCGCGGCATCATTGCTGCCGTGGGTGGATGAGGTTTTGACATGGCGAGTTCTCTGGCAAGATTTGGGACGATTAGCATTCGATCCAGCCCGCGAATGGGAGCTAGTGGAAAAACTACGCGGATTTGATGCAGTGATTATCTTCACGAGCTTTAGTCAATCGCCGCATCCAGCCGCGTTTGTGTCTTGTTTGGCTGGAATTCCTCTGAGGCTGGGAGAATCGAAGGAGAAGGGCGGAATGATGCTCACTCATGAAGTTTCTTCAGCACCGGATGAACTACACCAAGTCGAGCGAAACTTGAGATTGATCGAATCGGTTGGTTTTGAAGTACTCGATCGCTCTCTTGCAATTCAATATCCTAAGATTCAACTGATTGATCAGCCATACATTGTGTTGAATCCTTGGACGAGTTGCCAATCACGCAATTATGATGCAAAACGATTCGCGATCGCGGCTCAAAAACTTGCAGCGATCACAGGCTGGAAAGTCGTAGTCACAGGAGTAGAAAAAGATCGCGATCGGGCTGATATTGTTCTGGATATTCTGGGTGATAATGCGATCGACTTAATTGGGAAAACAAGTTTACCGGAACTAGCAGCCTTAATTGCTAACGCAAAATTGATGTTGAGTAACAATACCTCAACGATGCACATTGCCGATGCAACTAGAACACCAAGTGTAATTATGTTTGCTGGCACAGAACTGGAATGTCAATGGCAACCGCGTCACTGCCCGGTTCGATTGTTGCGTCAACCCACATCATGCCATCCTTGCTATGCGTTTCAATGTCCCTATGATCTGGAGTGTTTGGACATTGAACCAGAAGAGATTGTGCGATCGAGCCTTGAACTTTTAGAAGAATCTCAACTATGCCTAAAGTCGCGCTAA